Proteins from a single region of Hordeum vulgare subsp. vulgare chromosome 6H, MorexV3_pseudomolecules_assembly, whole genome shotgun sequence:
- the LOC123401129 gene encoding fasciclin-like arabinogalactan protein 1 codes for MAFSLAAKYASAVLLLLVLPCHGAAHNITAILGAHPGLAEFTSLLASTGLAHDINRRNAPITVLAVDNAGMAPLKARRMPRAAIRRRLSLHVLTDYDGVKLRSLPPGGSAVASTLFPASSSGAGGNGMVKIVMPGLGLGDEGRARFLPVGSGPGFWQAAFFVKSVYEEAPRDMSVFQVSAVMSAGGPRKATH; via the coding sequence CCAAGTATGCGTccgccgtgctcctcctccttgtcctcccgtGCCACGGCGCCGCCCACAACATCACCGCCATCCTCGGCGCGCACCCGGGCTTGGCCGAGTTCACCAGCCTGCTGGCGTCCACCGGCCTCGCGCACGACATCAACCGGCGCAACGCCCCCATCACGGTCCTCGCCGTCGACAACGCCGGCATGGCTCCGCTCAAGGCGCGTCGCATGCCGCGCGCGGCGATACGGCGTCGCCTCTCGCTACATGTCCTCACCGACTACGACGGCGTCAAGCTGCGCAGCCTCCCGCCAGGCGGCTCCGCGGTGGCGTCCACCCTGTTCCCGGCCTCCAGCTCCGGGGCCGGGGGCAACGGCATGGTGAAGATCGTCATGCCCGGGCTCGGGCTCGGAGACGAAGGGCGAGCGAGGTTCCTGCCCGTCGGCTCCGGCCCCGGTTTCTGGCAAGCCGCCTTCTTCGTCAAGTCCGTGTACGAAGAAGCGCCTCGCGACATGTCGGTGTTCCAGGTCTCCGCCGTGATGTCGGCCGGAGGCCCGCGCAAAGCTACTCATTAA